Proteins encoded in a region of the Capricornis sumatraensis isolate serow.1 chromosome 12, serow.2, whole genome shotgun sequence genome:
- the KCTD12 gene encoding BTB/POZ domain-containing protein KCTD12 produces MALADSTRGLPNGGGGGGSGSSSSSAEPPLFPDIVELNVGGQVYVTRRCTVVSVPDSLLWRMFTQQQPQELARDSKGRFFLDRDGFLFRYILDYLRDLQLVLPDYFPERSRLQREAEYFELPELVRRLGAPQQPGPGPPPPHSRRGVQKEGSLGDDLLPLGSAEPEQQEGASAGAPSPTLELASRSPSGGAAGPLLTPSQSLDGSRRSGYITIGYRGSYTIGRDAQADAKFRRVARITVCGKTSLAKEVFGDTLNESRDPDRPPERYTSRYYLKFNFLEQAFDKLSESGFHMVACSSTGTCAFAGSTDQSEDKIWTSYTEYVFCRE; encoded by the coding sequence ATGGCTCTGGCCGACAGCACTCGTGGATTACCCAAcgggggtggcggcggcggcagcggctccTCGTCGTCCTCGGCGGAGCCGCCACTCTTCCCCGACATCGTGGAGCTGAATGTGGGGGGCCAGGTGTATGTGACCCGGCGCTGCACGGTCGTGTCGGTGCCCGACTCGCTGCTCTGGCGCATGTTCACGCAGCAGCAGCCGCAAGAGCTAGCCCGGGACAGCAAAGGCCGCTTCTTTCTGGACCGAGACGGCTTCCTCTTCCGCTACATCTTGGATTACCTGCGGGACTTGCAGCTCGTGCTGCCCGACTACTTCCCCGAGCGCAGCCGGCTGCAGCGCGAGGCCGAGTACTTCGAACTGCCCGAGCTCGTGCGCCGCCTCGGGGCGCCCCAGCAGCCCGGccccgggccgccgccgccgcactCCCGGCGCGGGGTGCAGAAGGAGGGCTCGCTGGGCGACGATCTGCTGCCGCTCGGCTCCGCAGAGCCGGAGCAGCAGGAGGGCGCCTCGGCTGGGGCGCCCTCGCCCACGCTGGAGCTTGCTAGCCGCAGCCCGTCCGGGGGCGCGGCGGGCCCGCTGCTTACGCCGTCGCAGTCGTTGGACGGCAGCCGGCGCTCGGGCTACATCACCATCGGCTACCGCGGCTCCTACACGATCGGGCGGGACGCGCAGGCAGACGCCAAGTTCCGGCGAGTGGCGCGCATCACCGTGTGTGGCAAGACGTCGCTGGCCAAGGAGGTGTTCGGGGACACCCTGAACGAGAGCCGGGACCCCGACCGGCCCCCGGAGCGCTACACCTCGCGCTATTACCTCAAATTCAACTTCCTGGAGCAGGCCTTCGACAAGCTGTCCGAGTCGGGCTTCCACATGGTGGCGTGCAGTTCCACGGGCACCTGCGCCTTCGCCGGTAGCACCGACCAGAGCGAGGACAAGATCTGGACTAGCTACACCGAGTACGTCTTCTGCAGGGAGTGA
- the LOC138089269 gene encoding small ribosomal subunit protein uS14, whose protein sequence is MGHQQLYWSHPRKFGQGSRSCRVCSNRHGLIRKYGLNMCRQCFRQYAKDIGFIKLD, encoded by the coding sequence ATGGGTCACCAGCAGCTCTACTGGAGCCACCCGAGAAAATTCGGCCAGGGTTCTCGCTCTTGCCGAGTCTGCTCAAACCGTCATGGTCTGATCCGGAAATACGGCCTCAATATGTGCCGCCAGTGTTTCCGCCAGTATGCGAAGGACATCGGCTTCATTAAGCTGGACTAA